From a region of the Theobroma cacao cultivar B97-61/B2 chromosome 8, Criollo_cocoa_genome_V2, whole genome shotgun sequence genome:
- the LOC18591164 gene encoding probable E3 ubiquitin-protein ligase RHG1A yields MQGQRGTVGSLPETFFDHGSTSSNATIDQQVCWNNIRNPMENRLPDCLLSPNDMNIAYVNSIGREEQELGRWSLGEPSSSGTQNEVIRNERKIEHGWSSSMSASGNAGPRLEERRYEQNPQLVQSPNAGTVPQNLNLNAGLVGHGDDICQVTERSNLYKPSGSENERISPGAGPEAFLLSSGSGGYAVDGNSSGPGCSYEGRRASCKRKALEGNVGQSSSSGSSSYFHCAESSAWHGVSASYNAGSSVNISAPSGQAHPRLGLDVRGSASDSIPEQIVLPTAESSRRNFRPRINPSSIQEPIAPPIFSAGDMARQSVVSSSQQSSRLLPTDHSLDLRSAPVVDNASPQDQNVLIHVPSLPRNVQPFRWNAGSGSRTGSSSSSNVSGERDVVPRDEHQSRSMARNLLDHPMFVPAPEVRTVVRNPTNRGLNSGNISVSGNVASTSRAGSSSGANALSASTWVPHPNPSTQYPRRLSELVRRSLMSTLGAESGGQGNHSSLSPGPPTSPEELLLSSGVANQGHHRPYPRSMSWMERQDAGLLGIPHSLRTLAAATEGRSRLVVSEIRNVLDLMRRGENFRFEDVMILDQSVFFGVADIHDRHRDMRLDVDNMSYEELLALEERIGNVSTGLSEETILSRLKRRKYSTAPVTQLEAEPCCICQEEYNDGQDLGTLECGHDFHADCIKQWLIHKNLCPICKATGLNK; encoded by the exons ATGCAGGGGCAGAGGGGTACAGTTGGTTCCTTGCCCGAAACCTTCTTTGACCATGGCTCGACATCAAGTAATGCCACTATAGACCAGCAGGTGTGCTGGAATAATATTCGAAATCCTATGGAAAACCGACTGCCTGATTGTTTGCTGTCACCTAATGACATGAACATTGCATACGTGAACTCTATTGGTCGAGAGGAGCAGGAGCTGGGCAGATGGAGCTTGGGAGAGCCTAGCTCTAGTGGCACACAGAATGAGGTCATTCGTAATGAGCGGAAAATAGAACATGGATGGTCATCTTCCATGAGTGCTTCTGGAAATGCTGGTCCCAGATTAGAAGAGCGGCGGTATGAACAGAACCCTCAACTTGTCCAAAGTCCCAACGCTGGGACTGTTCCCCAGAATCTCAACTTAAATGCAGGCCTAGTGGGTCACGGTGATGATATCTGTCAAGTTACAGAACGATCTAATCTATATAAGCCTAGTGGATCTGAAAATGAGCGGATATCACCTGGTGCTGGTCCTGAAGCTTTTCTACTTTCTTCTGGAAGTGGTGGGTACGCTGTAGATGGTAATAGTAGCGGACCTGGTTGTTCATATGAGGGTCGACGTGCATCCTGCAAAAGAAAGGCTCTTGAAGGAAATGTTGGGCAGTCCTCTTCAAGTGGAAGTTCTAGCTACTTTCATTGTGCAGAAAGTAGTGCATGGCATGGAGTTTCTGCTAGCTATAATGCAGGAAGTAGTGTGAATATATCTGCCCCGTCAGGACAGGCACACCCTAGACTTGGATTAGATGTAAGAGGATCAGCTTCTGACAGCATCCCTGAACAAATCGTTTTACCAACTGCAGAGAGCTCACGCAGGAATTTCCGGCCGAGAATAAATCCTTCAAGTATACAAGAACCTATTGCCCCTCCTATATTTTCTGCAGGTGATATGGCCAGGCAGTCTGTTGTTTCATCTTCGCAGCAGTCATCAAGACTTCTTCCAACTGATCATTCTCTGGACTTACGGTCAGCACCAGTGGTAGATAATGCAAGTCCTCAAGACCAGAATGTCTTAATTCATGTTCCATCCTTGCCGCGAAATGTGCAGCCATTTAGGTGGAATGCAGGTTCTGGCTCAAGAACTGGCAGTTCATCAAGTTCTAATGTATCTGGGGAGAGAGATGTTGTCCCACGAGACGAACATCAATCAAGAAGCATGGCTAGAAACCTATTAGATCATCCTATGTTTGTTCCTGCACCTGAGGTGAGAACTGTAGTTAGAAATCCAACAAATCGAGGTTTAAACAGTGGAAATATAAGTGTTTCTGGAAATGTTGCTTCTACATCTCGTGCTGGCTCAAGTTCTGGTGCCAATGCATTGTCCGCTTCCACATGGGTTCCTCATCCCAACCCCTCTACGCAATACCCTCGGAGATTGTCAGAACTTGTTCGTCGATCATTGATGTCTACCCTTGGTGCTGAGTCTGGAGGGCAGGGCAATCATTCTTCACTTTCTCCGGGACCTCCTACTTCTCCAGAAGAGTTGCTGCTTTCCTCCGGAGTAGCTAATCAGGGGCACCATCGTCCATATCCTAGGTCAATGTCATGGATGGAGAGGCAAGATGCTGGTTTGCTTGGAATTCCCCATTCACTCCGAACTTTAGCTGCTGCCACTGAAGGAAGAAGCAGGCTTGTTGTGTCTGAG ATTCGCAATGTCTTGGATCTCATGCGTAGGGGTGAGAACTTTCGTTTTGAG GATGTTATGATCCTTGATCAATCAGTATTTTTTGGGGTAGCTGATATTCATGATCGGCATAGAGATATGCGGCTCGATGTTGATAACATGTCGTATGAG GAGTTATTGGCTCTGGAAGAGCGCATTGGTAATGTGAGCACAGGGTTGAGTGAAGAAACTATACTAAGCCGTCTGAAACGGCGAAAGTACTCTACTGCACCAGTAACTCAGTTAGAGGCAGAACCATGTTGTATTTGTCAG GAAGAATATAATGATGGACAAGATCTTGGAACACTGGAATGTGGCCACGACTTCCATGCTGATTGCATTAAACAATGGTTGATCCACAAAAATTTGTGCCCCATTTGCAAAGCAACGGGTCTGAATAAATGA
- the LOC18591165 gene encoding transcription factor SPATULA isoform X2, with amino-acid sequence MADLYGAPASSNPEPEEISTFLNQLLHNSSASSSSSSSCMQFKTKSIHTFPSHAPEFSTPAANSRAGMAIPVEDQYRLGGSAVRAESEPRVNFSDPETYFGANVKDSADIALSSAGEFSYDSEVQEPSKAPSNQERPRSSSKRSRAAEVHNLSEKRRRSRINEKMKALQNLIPNSNKTDKASMLDEAIEYLKQLQLQVQMLSMRNGFRLYPMCLPGVLQPTQLPPTGMGYDEGNRFFSPNTGAGTFSSNEESLMNTPFNLSNPCTISNQPIVAPSVANISNLEASFGFKSSAEAHCGSFSHSTSSKEICKEGRSQLQLEVNHAGNNSSSGVS; translated from the exons ATGGCGGATCTGTACGGAGCACCTGCGTCTTCAAATCCGGAACCCGAAGAAATCTCCACCTTCCTTAACCAACTCCTTCACAATTCCTCTGCTTCATCATCTTCGTCTTCTTCGTGCATGCAATTCAAGACTAAGTCTATTCACACTTTTCCGTCTCATGCGCCCGAATTCTCAACGCCCGCTGCTAATTCCCGGGCCGGAATGGCAATTCCGGTTGAGGATCAGTACCGACTCGGCGGATCGGCTGTTCGGGCCGAGTCGGAGCCTCGAGTCAATTTCTCTGATCCTGAAACTTATTTTGGAGCCAATGTTAAAGATAGCGCAGACATTGCGTTGTCTTCTGCAGGCGAATTCAGTTATGACAGCGAG GTTCAAGAGCCATCGAAGGCGCCGTCAAATCAAGAACGACCTCGGAGTTCATCGAAGCGAAGCAGAGCAGCCGAAGTCCATAATTTGTCGGAAAAG AGGAGGAGGAGTAGGATTaatgagaaaatgaaagcGTTACAGAATCTAATCCCAAACTCTAACAAG ACGGATAAGGCGTCGATGCTTGACGAGGCGATCGAGTACTTGAAGCAGCTGCAGCTTCAAGTACAG ATGTTATCGATGAGAAATGGATTCAGATTGTACCCAATGTGCTTACCAGGAGTACTACAGCCAACGCAACTGCCTCCCACCGGCATGGGGTATGATGAGGGAAATAGATTCTTCAGTCCCAACACAGGAGCAGGCACATTTTCTTCAAATGAAGAAAGCTTGATGAACACGCCTTTTAATCTTTCCAACCCATGCACCATCTCAAATCAGCCAATTGTTGCACCTTCTGTAGCTAACATATCTAATTTGGAAGCTTCATTTGGTTTTAAATCATCTGCTGAGGCGCACTGTGGATCTTTCAGCCACTCAACATCTTCCAAG GAAATCTGCAAGGAAGGCAGGTCACAACTGCAATTAGAGGTGAATCATGCTGGGAATAACTCTTCATCAGGCGTGTCTTAG
- the LOC18591165 gene encoding transcription factor SPATULA isoform X1 — protein sequence MADLYGAPASSNPEPEEISTFLNQLLHNSSASSSSSSSCMQFKTKSIHTFPSHAPEFSTPAANSRAGMAIPVEDQYRLGGSAVRAESEPRVNFSDPETYFGANVKDSADIALSSAGEFSYDSEKVQEPSKAPSNQERPRSSSKRSRAAEVHNLSEKRRRSRINEKMKALQNLIPNSNKTDKASMLDEAIEYLKQLQLQVQMLSMRNGFRLYPMCLPGVLQPTQLPPTGMGYDEGNRFFSPNTGAGTFSSNEESLMNTPFNLSNPCTISNQPIVAPSVANISNLEASFGFKSSAEAHCGSFSHSTSSKEICKEGRSQLQLEVNHAGNNSSSGVS from the exons ATGGCGGATCTGTACGGAGCACCTGCGTCTTCAAATCCGGAACCCGAAGAAATCTCCACCTTCCTTAACCAACTCCTTCACAATTCCTCTGCTTCATCATCTTCGTCTTCTTCGTGCATGCAATTCAAGACTAAGTCTATTCACACTTTTCCGTCTCATGCGCCCGAATTCTCAACGCCCGCTGCTAATTCCCGGGCCGGAATGGCAATTCCGGTTGAGGATCAGTACCGACTCGGCGGATCGGCTGTTCGGGCCGAGTCGGAGCCTCGAGTCAATTTCTCTGATCCTGAAACTTATTTTGGAGCCAATGTTAAAGATAGCGCAGACATTGCGTTGTCTTCTGCAGGCGAATTCAGTTATGACAGCGAG AAGGTTCAAGAGCCATCGAAGGCGCCGTCAAATCAAGAACGACCTCGGAGTTCATCGAAGCGAAGCAGAGCAGCCGAAGTCCATAATTTGTCGGAAAAG AGGAGGAGGAGTAGGATTaatgagaaaatgaaagcGTTACAGAATCTAATCCCAAACTCTAACAAG ACGGATAAGGCGTCGATGCTTGACGAGGCGATCGAGTACTTGAAGCAGCTGCAGCTTCAAGTACAG ATGTTATCGATGAGAAATGGATTCAGATTGTACCCAATGTGCTTACCAGGAGTACTACAGCCAACGCAACTGCCTCCCACCGGCATGGGGTATGATGAGGGAAATAGATTCTTCAGTCCCAACACAGGAGCAGGCACATTTTCTTCAAATGAAGAAAGCTTGATGAACACGCCTTTTAATCTTTCCAACCCATGCACCATCTCAAATCAGCCAATTGTTGCACCTTCTGTAGCTAACATATCTAATTTGGAAGCTTCATTTGGTTTTAAATCATCTGCTGAGGCGCACTGTGGATCTTTCAGCCACTCAACATCTTCCAAG GAAATCTGCAAGGAAGGCAGGTCACAACTGCAATTAGAGGTGAATCATGCTGGGAATAACTCTTCATCAGGCGTGTCTTAG
- the LOC18591163 gene encoding NAC domain-containing protein 92, which produces MCNNSDSILPLIEIPGDSSRTRSLYHRPPGCRFFPSEEELLNHYLTGKNSSDASDRADMYGYDLIRELNLYDYEPSDLPEGVCFVHGCRGRKRHWFCYTERKGERSKRRAKGGFWRKIGKVKDVFDGENVLLGTKTRFVFYEANSVKKAVRTSWIMYEYALLHHRKASFVLCRVFVKSRAGNSVSENVLSSCAEESVAAVRHIGIQHDGFLSPDILEAEINGDDFTKELDQSISTRSVSVPSFEFPSVVQPELPNDLVGSQLATNNLWAIVEGNFIELNDLGR; this is translated from the exons atgTGCAACAATTCAGATTCGATTCTTCCATTGATAGAAATTCCAGGAGATTCATCGAGAACAAGGTCGTTATATCATCGTCCACCTGGTTGCCGATTTTTCCCGTCCGAGGAGGAGCTTCTTAACCACTACCTCACCGGGAAAAACAGCTCCGACGCCTCCGATCGCGCTGACATGTACGGCTACGATTTGATCAGGGAGCTTAACTTGTACGACTACGAGCCGTCGGATTTGCCGGAGGGCGTGTGCTTTGTGCACGGATGTCGGGGAAGGAAAAGGCACTGGTTTTGTTATACGGAGAGAAAAGGAGAGAGGAGTAAGAGGAGGGCAAAGGGAGGGTTTTGGAGGAAAATAGGGAAAGTTAAGGATGTGTTTGATGGGGAAAATGTATTGTTGGGGACTAAAACTAGATTTGTATTTTATGAGGCTAATTCTGTTAAGAAAGCAGTTAGGACTTCTTGGATTATGTACGAATATGCCCTGCTTCACCATCGCAAG GCTTCTTTTGTCCTATGCCGAGTATTTGTCAAATCTCGTGCTGGAAATAGTGTATCGGAGAATGTTTTAAGCTCTTGTGCAGAAGAAAGTGTTGCAGCTGTACGTCACATCGGTATTCAGCATGATGGATTTCTTTCACCTGACATTCttgaagctgaaatcaatgGTGATGACTTCACTAAAGAGCTAGATCAATCAATATCAACTAGATCTGTTTCTGTTCCCAGTTTTGAGTTCCCTTCAGTCGTTCAACCAGAGCTGCCCAATGATCTG GTGGGATCTCAGTTGGCTACCAATAATTTATGGGCAATTGTAGAAGGAAATTTCATAGAGTTGAACGATCTCGGGCGATGA